GCCTCGCCGCCATGATGACCGCGGTCGTCGGCGCGCACGTCTCACTGCCCGCCGCCCTGCAGATTCCGTTCCTGATGCTGATCGCCGTGCTCACCGGCGCCTTCTGGGCCGGTATCGCGGGCGTCCTCAAGGTGACCCGCGGAGTGAGCGAGGTCGTCGCGACGATCATGCTCAACGCCATCGCCACCAGCCTCATCGGCTACCTCACCCTCACCGAGGTCTGGGGCCAGCCGCTCGGCAACAACCAGACCACCGGCGTGATGAAGGAGTCCGGCTGGTTCCCCGGCTTCGACATGGGTGACGCGGGCGAGATCTACGGCTTCACCCTGATCGCCGTCCTCGCCGGTGTCCTGTACTGGCTGGTCCTCAACCGCACCCGCTTCGGCTTCGACCTGCGCGCCACCGGCGCCTCCGAGACCGCGGCAGCAGCCTCCGGCGTGGACGCCAAGCGCATGGTCCTCACCGCGATGCTGATCTCCGGCGGCGTGGCGGGCCTCGCGGGCCTGCCGATCCTCCTCGGCGACGCCCACACCTACAGCCTGTCCTTCCCGACGGGCCTCGGCTTCACCGGCATCACCATCGCGCTGCTCGGCCGCAACAACCCGGTCGGCATCGCCTTCGCCGCCCTGCTGGTCGCCTTCCTCGACAAGGCCTCGCCCGCCCTCGACTACGCGACCCCGGTGGCGTACGACAAGGAGATCGCGGTGATCATGCAGGGTCTCATCGTGATCGCGGTCGTCGTCTCCTACGAGGCCGTACGCGTCTGGGGTCTGCGCCGCCAGCAGCGCCGCGTCGGCGCCGAACTGGCCGCCGCTGCCGCCGCCAACGACAACTCCAAGAAGGAGGTGGCTGCCCGATGAGCACCTCGACCGTCGCCAAGGCGCAGGCGCCCAAGCCCGCCCGGGGCCGCCGCCGTATCTCGCTCCCGGTCCTGCTCCTGCTCATCGCGGGCCTGCTGGTCCTCGTCTCCGCCGTCCGCCTCGTCACCGACGCGAACGGCATCACCTCCACCGGCCAGATGTCCACCGCCCTGCGCCTGGCCGTACCGATCGGCCTCGCGGGACTCGGCGGACTGTGGGCCGAGCGCGCGGGCGTCGTCAACATCGGCCTCGAAGGCATGATGATCCTCGGCACCTGGTTCGGTGCCTGGGCCGGCTTCCAGTGGGGCCCGTGGACCGGTGTCGCCTTCGGCATCATCGGCGGCGCCCTCGGCGGTCTGCTGCACGCGATCGTCACCGTCACCTTCAACGTCAACCACATCGTCTCCGGTGTGGCCATCAACATCCTGGCCCTCGGCGCCACCCGCTACCTGTCGACCTTCGCCTTCGAGGGCGAGGAGGGCGGTACGTCGAAGCAGTCGCCGCCCGTCGACTCGCTCGGCACCTTCGACATCCCGGGGCTCTCGGACTGGCTGCAGACCCTGAACGGCAAACACTGGTTCCTGGTCTCCGACCTCGCCGGTCTCGTCGGCGGACTCTTCACCGACCTGTCGCCGCTCACCGTGGTCGCCGTCCTGCTCGTCCCGGTCACCTGGTGGGTGCTGTGGCGCACCTCCTTCGGGCTGCGCCTGCGCTCCTGCGGCGAGAACCCGGTGGCCGCCGAATCCCTCGGCGTCAACGTCTACAAGTACAAGTACCTGGCCGTCGTCATCTCCGGCGGCTTCGCCGGCCTCGGCGGCGCCTTCCTCTCCCTGGTCGCCTCCAACATCTACCTGGAGG
This sequence is a window from Streptomyces ortus. Protein-coding genes within it:
- a CDS encoding ABC transporter permease, whose amino-acid sequence is MSTSTVAKAQAPKPARGRRRISLPVLLLLIAGLLVLVSAVRLVTDANGITSTGQMSTALRLAVPIGLAGLGGLWAERAGVVNIGLEGMMILGTWFGAWAGFQWGPWTGVAFGIIGGALGGLLHAIVTVTFNVNHIVSGVAINILALGATRYLSTFAFEGEEGGTSKQSPPVDSLGTFDIPGLSDWLQTLNGKHWFLVSDLAGLVGGLFTDLSPLTVVAVLLVPVTWWVLWRTSFGLRLRSCGENPVAAESLGVNVYKYKYLAVVISGGFAGLGGAFLSLVASNIYLEGQTGGRGYIGLAAMIFGNWMPGGLALGAGLFGYTDSLKLRGGGTNVHALLLLLALLLIIGAAWFVWKKRYVHAAVTTLIGVLVFLWYTTTNEVPNQVVTATPYVVTLLVLALSAQRLRMPKADGMPYRRGQGK
- a CDS encoding ABC transporter permease yields the protein MKKFDKERVLLAVAGPVIALVAAVVLTSFVLLASGKSPIEPYTLMFEQAGFADVQVLIINQAGVYYLAALAVAVGFRMNLFNIGVDGQYRLAAMMTAVVGAHVSLPAALQIPFLMLIAVLTGAFWAGIAGVLKVTRGVSEVVATIMLNAIATSLIGYLTLTEVWGQPLGNNQTTGVMKESGWFPGFDMGDAGEIYGFTLIAVLAGVLYWLVLNRTRFGFDLRATGASETAAAASGVDAKRMVLTAMLISGGVAGLAGLPILLGDAHTYSLSFPTGLGFTGITIALLGRNNPVGIAFAALLVAFLDKASPALDYATPVAYDKEIAVIMQGLIVIAVVVSYEAVRVWGLRRQQRRVGAELAAAAAANDNSKKEVAAR